In the genome of Phycisphaeraceae bacterium, one region contains:
- the fliS gene encoding flagellar export chaperone FliS, translating into MTSPNPADAYLRSKVLSARPEELRLMLIEGAIKFARQGREGIASKNWEQAFNGLTRCKNILLELISSLRPEIAPDICAKLSALYMFMYRRLLDANLEKSAGMVDEVIELLEFDRATWLMVMEKAREEQGLPPLRHEDAEALARAINDASAPSTQLTDETDPVIETPNSPTPATTATPVAPKRLPQPVKSGANGGYSSISIEG; encoded by the coding sequence ATGACTTCCCCGAACCCAGCCGACGCGTACCTTCGCAGCAAGGTCCTCTCCGCCAGGCCCGAGGAGCTGCGTCTCATGCTCATCGAGGGCGCGATCAAGTTCGCGCGCCAGGGGCGAGAGGGCATCGCGTCGAAGAACTGGGAGCAGGCGTTCAACGGGCTCACGCGCTGCAAGAACATCCTCCTCGAACTCATCTCCTCGCTGCGCCCCGAGATCGCCCCCGACATCTGCGCCAAACTCAGCGCGCTCTACATGTTCATGTACCGGCGCCTGCTCGACGCCAACCTCGAGAAGAGCGCCGGCATGGTCGACGAGGTCATCGAACTCCTCGAGTTCGACCGCGCCACCTGGCTCATGGTCATGGAGAAGGCCCGCGAGGAGCAGGGCCTGCCCCCCCTGCGCCACGAAGACGCCGAGGCGCTCGCCCGCGCCATCAACGACGCCAGCGCGCCCTCCACCCAGCTCACCGACGAGACCGACCCCGTCATCGAGACCCCCAACTCGCCGACCCCAGCGACCACCGCGACCCCGGTCGCGCCCAAGCGCCTGCCCCAGCCGGTGAAGTCCGGCGCCAACGGCGGCTATTCGTCGATCTCGATCGAGGGGTGA
- a CDS encoding ABC transporter ATP-binding protein, protein MPDPNGTSPVQPARAPTAPPPAPPSPPAIRVEGMTKRFDGKAVLEGLTLEVRRGETMVIMGGSGSGKSTMLRCLIGSLIPEEGRIWLFGEEITCLDERGMNEVRKRFGVLFQSGALFNSMTVAENVALPLREHTTLDPDIIDIQVKIKLELVGLREHADKYPGMLSGGMKKRAGLARALALDPSLLFYDEPSAGLDPVTSAEIDRLIVDLSRKLGVTSVVVTHEMDSAFTIADRMAMLDKGKMIAVETREWYDALRTTPADEAQTLPQRERLIRQFLRGDADGPITERRAQSSYAEDLLGYQPALLPSRPSIESTRDR, encoded by the coding sequence ATGCCCGACCCCAACGGGACATCCCCTGTCCAGCCAGCCCGCGCTCCGACGGCTCCCCCCCCGGCGCCCCCGTCGCCCCCGGCGATCCGCGTCGAGGGCATGACCAAGCGCTTCGACGGCAAGGCGGTCCTCGAGGGGCTGACGCTCGAGGTCAGGCGCGGCGAGACCATGGTCATCATGGGCGGGTCGGGCTCGGGAAAGTCCACGATGCTGCGATGCCTGATCGGCTCGCTCATCCCCGAAGAGGGGCGCATCTGGCTGTTCGGCGAGGAGATCACCTGCCTGGACGAGCGCGGGATGAACGAGGTGCGCAAGCGCTTCGGCGTGCTGTTCCAGAGCGGCGCGCTCTTCAACTCGATGACCGTCGCCGAGAACGTCGCCCTGCCCCTGCGCGAGCACACCACGCTCGACCCCGACATCATCGATATCCAGGTGAAGATCAAGCTCGAGCTGGTGGGCCTGCGCGAGCACGCCGACAAATACCCCGGGATGCTGTCGGGCGGGATGAAGAAGCGCGCCGGCCTGGCGCGCGCGCTGGCCCTCGACCCGTCGCTGCTCTTTTATGACGAGCCCAGCGCCGGGCTCGACCCGGTGACCAGCGCCGAGATCGACCGGCTGATCGTCGACCTGTCGCGCAAGCTGGGCGTGACCAGCGTGGTGGTCACGCACGAGATGGACAGCGCCTTCACGATCGCCGACCGGATGGCGATGCTCGACAAGGGAAAGATGATCGCCGTCGAGACGCGCGAGTGGTACGACGCGCTGCGGACCACCCCTGCCGACGAGGCGCAGACCCTGCCCCAGCGCGAGCGCCTGATCCGCCAGTTCCTGCGCGGCGACGCCGACGGGCCCATCACCGAGCGCCGCGCGCAGTCCAGTTACGCCGAGGACCTGCTCGGCTACCAGCCCGCCCTTCTGCCCAGCCGCCCGAGCATCGAATCCACGCGCGACCGCTGA
- a CDS encoding AAA family ATPase, with protein MPSLSDIMGQDRAVSTLRGALSADRVHHAWVFHGPQGVGKMTTARAFAAMLLDPTLATNLAGELEPDPDSETARLIAAGLHPDLHIVTKELALFSDDAQVRSRKLMTIPRQVVDEHLIRPATLTARVPTGARAGKVFVVDEAELLDEGTQNAVLKTLEEPATGTVIILVTSRESRLLPTIRSRCQRVSFGALDERSMRAWAKRDEAMRAVGEEQREWLLAFADGSPGRASNANAQGLFTWSRTLAPMLDDASRGRFNPDMGKAMADLIEQYAQAWVEARENASKDAANKDGARQMFALLTHEARLALRSARTPDDAERALHAIERVGECERNIDSNVNPKFAFEELASSLARG; from the coding sequence ATGCCCTCCCTCTCCGACATCATGGGCCAGGACCGCGCCGTCTCGACGCTGCGCGGCGCGTTGTCTGCGGATCGCGTGCACCACGCGTGGGTGTTCCACGGGCCGCAGGGCGTGGGGAAGATGACGACGGCCCGCGCGTTCGCCGCGATGCTGCTCGACCCGACGCTCGCGACGAACCTCGCGGGCGAGCTCGAGCCCGACCCGGACAGCGAGACGGCGCGCCTCATCGCGGCGGGGCTGCACCCTGACCTGCACATCGTCACGAAGGAACTCGCGCTGTTCAGCGACGACGCGCAGGTGCGCTCGCGCAAGCTCATGACGATCCCTCGCCAGGTGGTCGACGAGCACCTGATCCGCCCGGCGACGCTGACGGCGCGCGTGCCCACCGGGGCGCGCGCCGGCAAGGTGTTCGTGGTGGACGAGGCCGAACTCCTCGACGAGGGCACGCAGAACGCGGTGCTCAAGACGCTCGAAGAGCCGGCGACCGGGACGGTGATCATCCTCGTGACCAGCCGCGAGAGCCGGCTGCTGCCCACGATCCGCAGCCGCTGCCAGCGCGTGTCGTTCGGCGCGCTCGACGAGCGTTCGATGCGCGCGTGGGCCAAGCGGGACGAGGCGATGCGCGCCGTGGGCGAGGAGCAGCGCGAGTGGCTGCTGGCTTTCGCCGACGGCAGCCCGGGTCGTGCGTCCAACGCGAACGCGCAGGGGCTGTTCACCTGGTCGCGCACGCTCGCGCCGATGCTCGACGACGCGTCGCGCGGGCGGTTCAACCCCGACATGGGCAAGGCGATGGCCGACCTGATCGAGCAGTACGCCCAGGCGTGGGTCGAGGCGCGCGAGAACGCGAGCAAGGACGCCGCGAACAAGGACGGGGCGCGTCAGATGTTCGCGCTGCTCACGCACGAGGCCCGGCTCGCGCTGCGCTCGGCGCGAACCCCCGACGACGCGGAGCGGGCGCTGCACGCGATCGAGCGCGTGGGCGAGTGCGAGCGCAACATCGACTCGAATGTGAACCCGAAGTTCGCGTTCGAGGAACTGGCGTCGTCGCTGGCGCGCGGGTGA
- the fliD gene encoding flagellar filament capping protein FliD — MGGISSSGLVSGIDYQSIINQLLAIESRPKVFAQQRIVQLQTQQAAYLDVNSSLLALRTSAASLRFNRVFDSAKASSSNAGVLSATAGPTAVPGAYSFLVNRLVTTDQKVSRGFTDRDTSGVGLTSLSVEIGGGQLTTETKLSNLNGGAGVQRGKILVSDRAGGSAEVDLSTAITVDDVLNRINAAAGVQVRASVDGDRLVLEDLSGGGGSLSVQDVFGSNTASSLGIEQTVGAASITGSRLNYLTSTSALASLNDGAGVAIRSTAAVDMRITSREGTVYSVRLGEIKNAQGEVTRTTATTIQDVIDYINEDTEGNVTAAIGADGVSLVLTDNTGGAGDLIVAEADAGRTTARDLGLLGSSSTGEIQTRRLLAGINSTLVSSLNGGSGLTGDELSITTRNGSVTNFTIDANGSISDLLKTINNSGAGVTARINSAGNGITLIDNTAGPGQLIVGGSAAESLGLDGSFTDGSARSGNLQTKWLGGATRLSTLNAGAGVGVGRFRIIDSSGAIAQIDVTSNMRTLDDLIGAINSRPLNVKARINDNGDGLLLEDSSGGAQAIRVEDLDGSVARRLNIAGTSSGTTPETNRLDGSFERTLTFNANDTLQQVADKLNSEGIGVTASIVNDGGGATPFRLSLTSRSSGQIGRMTIDTQGVDLGLSTLTKGQDAVVFYGSADPAAAIALTSSTNSLSSVVQGVTIDLNGASNTVVELVVARDTAAIETKIKEFVDSFNKVIETINKYDSYDAETNRRGALLGDSSVSQIRSALFSAIQGTPLAVEGQFQRLSQAGVKIGSGAKLEFDSERFRQAFETDPQAVRDLFAAFGLEERQPTVLLADDDGNPLITTPNRDPLRPNKMGIAERIKDLADQFTNSIDGLLTRRKNTLGDQISLQTTRIRNFDSQLARKRQRLEAQFIGMEQAIASLQSQQAALGSVFGG; from the coding sequence ATGGGCGGCATTTCCAGTTCCGGTCTCGTGTCCGGCATCGACTACCAGAGCATCATCAACCAGCTCCTCGCGATCGAGTCGCGCCCCAAGGTCTTCGCGCAGCAGCGCATCGTGCAGCTGCAGACCCAGCAGGCCGCCTACCTCGATGTCAACTCCTCCCTGCTCGCCCTGCGCACCTCGGCCGCGTCGCTGCGCTTCAACCGCGTCTTCGACTCCGCCAAGGCGTCGTCCTCCAACGCCGGCGTGCTCAGCGCCACCGCCGGGCCCACCGCCGTCCCGGGCGCCTACAGCTTCCTCGTCAACCGCCTCGTCACCACCGACCAGAAGGTCTCGCGCGGGTTCACCGACCGCGACACCTCGGGCGTCGGGCTCACCTCCCTCTCCGTCGAGATCGGGGGCGGGCAGCTCACCACCGAGACCAAGCTCTCCAACCTCAACGGCGGCGCGGGCGTCCAGCGAGGCAAGATCCTCGTCAGCGACCGCGCCGGCGGGTCGGCCGAGGTCGACCTCTCGACCGCGATCACCGTCGACGACGTGCTCAACAGGATCAACGCCGCCGCCGGCGTCCAGGTCCGCGCCTCGGTCGACGGCGACCGCCTCGTCCTCGAAGACCTCTCGGGCGGGGGCGGCTCCCTCAGCGTCCAGGACGTCTTCGGCTCCAACACCGCGTCGTCGCTGGGCATCGAGCAGACCGTCGGCGCCGCTTCGATCACGGGGTCTCGACTCAACTACCTGACCTCGACCTCGGCGCTCGCGTCGCTCAACGACGGCGCCGGCGTCGCGATCCGATCCACCGCCGCCGTCGACATGCGCATCACCTCGCGCGAGGGCACCGTCTACAGCGTGCGCCTCGGCGAGATCAAGAACGCGCAGGGCGAGGTCACGCGCACCACCGCGACGACCATCCAGGACGTCATCGACTACATCAACGAGGACACCGAGGGCAACGTCACCGCCGCGATCGGCGCCGACGGCGTGTCCCTCGTGCTCACCGACAACACGGGCGGCGCGGGCGACCTCATCGTCGCCGAGGCCGACGCCGGACGCACCACGGCGCGCGACCTGGGCCTGCTCGGCTCCTCGTCCACCGGCGAGATCCAGACCCGCCGACTCCTCGCCGGCATCAACTCCACGCTCGTCTCCTCGCTCAACGGCGGGTCGGGCCTCACCGGCGACGAGCTGAGCATCACCACGCGCAACGGCTCGGTCACCAACTTCACCATCGACGCCAACGGGTCGATCTCCGACCTGCTCAAGACCATCAACAACTCCGGCGCAGGCGTCACGGCGCGCATCAACTCCGCCGGCAACGGCATCACGCTCATCGACAACACCGCCGGCCCGGGCCAGCTCATCGTGGGCGGCTCCGCCGCCGAGTCCCTGGGCCTCGACGGCTCGTTCACCGACGGCTCGGCACGCTCGGGCAACCTGCAGACCAAGTGGCTGGGCGGCGCGACGCGCCTGTCCACCCTCAACGCCGGCGCAGGCGTGGGCGTCGGACGCTTCCGCATCATCGACTCCAGCGGCGCGATCGCCCAGATCGATGTCACCAGCAACATGCGCACCCTCGACGACCTGATCGGCGCGATCAACAGCCGCCCGCTCAATGTCAAGGCGCGCATCAACGACAACGGCGACGGCCTCCTCCTCGAAGACTCCTCGGGCGGCGCGCAGGCCATCCGCGTCGAAGACCTCGACGGCAGCGTCGCGCGACGCCTCAACATCGCCGGGACCTCGTCGGGCACGACCCCCGAGACCAACCGACTCGACGGCTCCTTCGAACGCACACTGACCTTCAACGCCAACGACACCCTCCAGCAGGTCGCCGACAAACTCAACTCCGAGGGCATCGGCGTGACCGCCTCCATCGTCAACGACGGCGGCGGCGCCACCCCCTTCCGACTCTCCCTCACCTCGCGCAGCTCGGGCCAGATCGGGCGCATGACCATCGACACCCAGGGCGTCGACCTCGGGCTCTCGACACTCACCAAGGGCCAGGACGCCGTCGTCTTCTACGGCTCGGCAGACCCCGCCGCGGCCATCGCGCTCACCTCGTCCACCAACTCGCTGTCCTCGGTCGTGCAGGGCGTCACCATCGACCTCAACGGCGCATCCAACACCGTCGTCGAGCTCGTCGTCGCGCGCGACACCGCCGCTATCGAGACCAAGATCAAGGAGTTCGTCGACTCCTTCAACAAGGTCATCGAAACCATCAACAAGTACGACTCCTACGACGCCGAGACCAACCGTCGCGGCGCGCTCCTGGGCGATTCGAGCGTCTCGCAGATCCGCTCCGCCCTCTTCAGCGCGATCCAGGGCACGCCCCTGGCCGTCGAAGGACAGTTCCAGCGCCTCTCGCAGGCCGGCGTCAAGATCGGCAGCGGCGCCAAGCTCGAGTTCGACTCCGAACGCTTCCGCCAGGCCTTCGAGACCGACCCGCAGGCGGTCAGGGACCTCTTCGCCGCCTTCGGCCTCGAGGAACGCCAGCCCACCGTGCTCCTCGCGGACGACGACGGCAACCCGCTCATCACCACGCCCAACCGCGACCCTCTGCGCCCCAACAAGATGGGCATCGCCGAGCGCATCAAGGACCTGGCCGACCAGTTCACCAACTCCATCGACGGCCTGCTCACCCGGCGCAAGAACACCCTCGGCGACCAGATCTCTCTGCAGACCACGCGCATCCGAAACTTCGACTCGCAGCTCGCGCGCAAACGCCAAAGACTCGAGGCACAGTTCATCGGCATGGAGCAGGCCATCGCCTCCCTCCAGAGCCAGCAGGCAGCCCTGGGTTCGGTCTTCGGTGGCTAA